Part of the Danio rerio strain Tuebingen ecotype United States chromosome 12, GRCz12tu, whole genome shotgun sequence genome, CATAGCGAGAGCCCTCAAGTTGTTCTGGGGCAGCGTACACAAATGTTCCCACTCCACTGGTGTGAGTTGCATCTGAAAAGAGCAATCAGAAATTGAGTAATCTAAAGCTGCATTAATTTACTGCTGCCATCTACTGTTCCCTGCCATTAAATCAGCAGTAGTTCGCCAGAAAAGGAACATAAAAATCTATTTGAAAGTGTTTTATTAGTTTAGAATGGACCATTTTTACAAGCATtgataatacatttttacagataCTGTAAAACTCAAATCCTCATCGATCAATTGAATTTTTTATACCTTACAACTGCTGTTGTCTAGTACACTGGTTAAGGGAGTAACAGCAAATTTGACATATTGCTCTCATTTGGCCAACCGACTCATTCTTTCAATATTTGTACCTTTTCCTATAAATTCTGAGAAATTCTACTTTAGATTTTCTTTCCCATGCTATTAGGGAAAATGAAAATATGTTGTAGTTTTCAATTACTATAGAAGTTTGCTGAACTTTGACAACATGCACTTATTTTAAAcaattctatattattattatatctttttacattgaaaatggtctttttgtaataatttaattaattcatcatTCTCTTGTAAATACGCAATAAGTCTGTCACCTGGGTTTACACCTGCTTGGGAACTGGAAGGCAACTTCTCATGTTCGTCCATTATAATGTTTTGGCAAGCCAATCCAAAATCCCCTATCTTCACATGGCACTCATTTCCAAGAAGGAAAATATTTCTTGGCtgtaaataaaggaaaaaaagatACATAATTtaactgaaacaaacaaataccACAAATCACTGTCGTGAATTTGAGCAACCTTAAAATAGAATCATGTAGAGATTCTTCTAGCActaaaagctttttatttattgtaaaaatggTGCTTAATGTGTAGCTGTTATAAATATTGTTGTGGCCATTTAggaaattaacttttatttatttatttttttattgtagttatGTTTGAATATTACTTATGTGTTTTAATCAGTTCAATTTGTGAATTATGAAAGATGGCCAAGTCAAAACAGCATGGTAAATCGGTCAGCAGATCTCTTGAAGAAAGGGAGTGGTTAAGACACTTTTGACCACATTTGTGTTTGCAGAatcctttctttaaaaaaaaaaacttcatttgaTACAAGTTATATCctaattttactatattttttgtCAGTTAGTTATCTACTAAAATAAACAAGGAGTAGAcatgaatgttttaaattttacTCCATTAAATATTGGGCCTCTATCCTGTAAATAGAGCTAAATAAGGTCCAtgtacaaaattatatatatatatatatatatatatatatatatatatatatatatatatatatatatatatatatatatatatatatatatatatgtatgtatgtgtgtgtgtgtgtgtgtgtgtaaattatgGTAAATTATGTCTTATCTGTTTGTAAAGACCATGTAACATGCtgttatgccatttaattttAGATCCAAGTCTTAAAACAGTTATTATACATTATCAAATAAAACTTGCTTCCATGTCcaaaacaacaaatataataataataaaaattattactattaaatcactgataaataaatagtaatacaaTATTCACATTAAATCACTGATAAAAAGGAGAGATTTATTTAGGAATTCCACAGGTAACCACCTTTTCTAGACTTTACTTTGTTTGTGAATAAATGCAAGGTTTGTTATAGTAAAAGCACAAGAAAGGTTGCTTTTAATTTATGTTACAGTAGGTtataattagctttttttaaagcaacccccgaaacaaacaaacaaacagaaaaaaaaaactcttcttaGAAAATTGTTGTCCCACACCCACCCAATATCTGTAAGCAAAACGAATGCTTCTACAGTATTTAAGACAAAAAAAGCATTTGTATGCCAATAAGTGCACATTACCAAGTTAACTAAACCAACAACACAAGTACACATACCTTTAGGTCTCTGTGCATAATACCACAGGAATGAATGTACTCCACTCCTTCaagtattttctttaaaatctttaaTGCCTGTTCACAGTCAACTGAATCACAGGGATCTGCGAATGAAACACATTGGTTAAAAAGGCTTAAATAATTATAGAGGTGCAATTATGTactctgattatatatatataaaacatctagcttttcttgttttttagtTCAAGCATGTGTCAGCCAAGACATGTCAGGAAAAGGGTGTATAGAAGTAACTTCAGTACAATATACTTTATAGCAGGGCTGCCCAAACCTTATCTTTAATAAGGGCaaaaaaaccaaacttgattgaagactgtgggccaaagttgcatataccaaactgtattaaattaaatttgctatgagtaatttcctaatttatttgctaattttttaaaaaataactagaaaacattgttttgaaacatttatttattatacagtatcattttaacattttctaatgaacttattatagtaaaaacataatttgaaaCACAATGGAGATCAATGCTGCACACTAGTCGATCTGCTCCTtttctttgccttgatttgcttgccaaTGTCTTGTGCATCgtcctctatctgtcaagtgacagtatttacattttacaaatctGATTCATCTGcaaaatttaattttagttggctTTTTGTAGCTtctcaataaaaacaaagatatAAAAGGTTATGTTTAATTGGATATGacgatctctgtcaaaggcattcacTTCAATcaactccccatcattctcccatTCATTTCAGATAGGATGGCGGGCCAAACCAACTTTAGCCCATGGATCCTACTTTGGGCACCTCAGCTTTACAGGTTATATAAATCACATAATAAGTGCACTAAAAAGAGTACCTACAAAATAGCCTTCATTAATACAGAGCAACTAATTCACCTCCTGAAATCAAGAGTCCCTCCGTGGTCCTTGAATTCCTCTCTTGTATCCAGTCCTTCAAAGATCGTTCACACAGCTGCATTTGTATGTAAAGCATTAAGTGGAACTGAACCTACAGACCATAATGAGAGaaagtaattaaaaacataaaagattGTGAAATaatgacttcacatgtaaattaaATCAATTGCTTCATTGAGTGCTTAATGAAGCGTATACCTTGTTCTCCTGCTTTTCAGACCATTCGGGTGTGTCCATGTCAATGTAAGAGTGTTTGTTCAATTCCAGTCTGTTCTGACTGAGGTCATCCTCTGAGAGTGTTGAACTGTCCCAATTAGCAGCAGGGCATTTGTTTAACGTAGAGCGGGGTTTTCCCAGAAACACACATGGAACAAAATTCTGTGGCTTGCGGACATTTTTAGTGCAAACAGACTGTGCCATGTCCACTTTTGAAGTTGAGGGTTTTACCGAGATGCTCTCTAGTGCAACCCGATTTTCTTTCACTTCTGCCTGTTCAGAATGTTCAAAAACAATGAAAGATCCATTGCTGCTGTTGGTGTGTTCTGGAGTGCACCTGAAAGGAAGACGCTATTTTAAAATGCTGTAATGTGTCatgtaaatgtgttaaaattaattattaaccaAAAAAACATCTTACCCATCTGGTTCTGAAGGTCTATCTAATGCTGGAAATGTTTGCGAAACAAGAGAGTTGGAATCTACTGGGTAAAAAAATTCTATGTAAGTTTATACCATTTTAGTGCAGTTCCAAAAATACTGGATTAACAAAGAGTGACTCAGATAGCTATTACCCACTGACTTCACTTTAAGCCTAGtcccaggcaaaaaaaaaaaaaaaattaggtctGAGCTGTTTCAACTGAAACAAACTGGCACTGATTGATCTTTTAAAGCAATAGTCACCCATTTACTTTGATTTGAGTAGTTCaaacctttattatttatttcttctttattatttctaacacaaaaaaagttattttgaggaatgctgggTGCTGgaaaccatcgacttccatagcgGGAaaaaaatagtatggaagtcaatggctccCAGCAAACAGgacttttcaaaatattttcttttgctgTTAACAGAAGAAACACACTCAACTAGGTTTTGTACAAGTGAACGTTGAGTATATGAtatcagaattttcattttgcaggctactatccctttaaaatatcTCAATGCCTTTTTGGGCTTAAAATAGAGACCAATAATGATTTCTTCTAAGCCACATTTTTAAGAAGGTGCTGTAAGTACCTCTTCTAAATCATAAAAGTGgctcttttaaataataaataaataccataataatTTTTCAAACATTTAGTAACGTGAAGAGAacagttttctaaaaaaaaaaaaaacaattctatagtttttcatttgaaaatgtttgtttaatgcccgaatgtctgtctttgttttggtctgtgtGACTCTGCCCACTGACAGTTTACCTAGTAATATTTTAGCCCCCTGGGTTGCCTTGGCAAAAAAAACACAGCTCATTTTTTTTTAGCCATGAAGCATCAAAGGagacagtagctcagtggttaacaccatcacctcacagtaaaaaggtcgctggttcgagtcccagctgggatagttggcatttctgtgtggagtttgcatgttctccctgtgtacactctggtttcatccgggtgctccagtgttccccacagtacaaagacatagGCTATAGGAAAATTGAATGacctaaattggccctagtgtatgggtgtgtgctTGTATGCAAATGGATGTTTTGagttgagttgcagctggaagggcatgcgctgcgtaaaacatatgctggataagttggcggttcattctgctgtggcgacccccaatgaataaagagactaagccgaaggaaaattgatgaataaatgaaGCTGTATCAATATATGATGATTCTGCTGAAAATGTGTCCCCCAGAGCAAAGATGCAGCCCGAAATAAGTTGCGGACTCGGATGATGGTAGATTTTAATTTGCAAACAATGcaaacgtaaacattagctgagcagcttGTAGTAAGGCTCAATCACTAAGCACACACGCTCCTGTTATCAATATGGCAACCAACATGAGCTTCAAGTAGGAGAGTtgcaaatatcttatttttaatttGGCCTGCAATACCTAGTTAAACCACTGCCATTCTTACATACTGCACTTTTAAATGTTCTAATTAGACTATGCCCTAATCCTGTTTTTCTGAGCCCAGTTTGTGCAATCAGGCCAATGTTACCAGACCTATTATTATTGAATAccatgtcaatatgaagcaacATACCTGTCACAGCAGGCTGAACGTGTTCCATCCATGCAGTGTGATATCCAACAATATTGGGATGCTGAAGGCTGGAGAGCACTTTAACCTCTCTAAGAACCTGTGTTAACATAAAAGAGATAACAATGATCCAATAATGATAACACAATAGGACAGTGGGAGGTAAAGTATAACTTTGTAAATAATAACTTTACCTTCATACAGTCATCTCGTGTTACTTTCTTGATTAGAATTTTTTTCACTGCATATTCCTGACCATCAAGCTTGTTTGTGACCTAAAAGAGTGTGACCGCTTTTAGTAAGAACCTTTTTAAGATCACAAGGTTACTATATTTGGAGTACAATATTATCAAAAAACATCTTACCCTAAACACTTTGCCATAGGATCCTTTACCCAGTGTTGCTATTTCTTCAAATTCACTAAGGTACCGGGATGTCTGTGCTTGGAAAAGACCATCTTTGGTTCTAGAATAGATAAGCATATctcaattttagttttattgttgtgttttattgttcTGCTCAAAGGTTTAAGCTAAATACCAACACATTTATTCAGCAAGGGGGAATTGAATAGTTTCAGTTTCAAATAACCGATGATACGCAATGCTTCTTGAGCACCAAATTAGCATGATAATTTCGGTAAGTCCTAAAGATGATATTATAGACTGAATAATTCAGCTTTTTCATcatgagaataaataaaaaaaatactttgaattaAAATACATTTCCCATCTTcccatttcctccaggtgctccgttttccccatagtccaaaaacgatataggtgaattgggtctgCTAAGTTGGCCatggtgtataagtgtgaatgtaagagtgtatgggcatttcccagtgttgggttgcggctggaaaggcttctgttgcgtaaaacataagctggataagttggtggttcactccacggaggcaacccctgattaataaagggactaagccgaaaataaaataaatgaattaatgaataccggagagaaaaaaataaagaaagcaaCCACATAACttgaaataatgaattaaaaaaaatgaaaggacGCCTTTGGTGATCTCCTGACATCGAATAAGATTATATCAGGGGTGCAGTCGAAAAATTAGTTTGTTGATCAAAGCCTATCTAGATTTTGTCTTAATTAAGACATGTTGTTTTTCCAGCCATACCAGCCAGTGCGAAGTATTTTTTATGATTAGGAGGAGTGCCTGGAGGGCCATAGCCCtgtacagtttagtttcaaccacGCTTTAACACACTCATTTGAAGGTTTCAAACAAACCAAAAGGACCCAATTAGCGTGATCAAGCGTGTTTAGTTAGGTTTAAAGCTAAACTGCGCAGAGCTTTACACTTGTGAATAAAAGTTTCCCCTAATATCCAAATCCTAGGGTCATAACTGTTATGGATACCTataatttttaacaatatataaaaaaaaaaaaaaaaaaaaaaacgaatacagGAAAACTTCAAAGCATATGTAGTAAATTGTCTGATGTCTTGCATCTTTGATATTTTGaagatataaatatttaacatgtgAAGGGTTTAGGAGAATACATCTGATGCAGTATATTAAAGGgctagtttacccaaaaatgaaaatatttgctcgccatttactcgccctcaagtggttccTAACCTttatgatttcatttttttttgttagaaacagaatatttatttataaatatttatttacttatttatttatttgtttgttgaaagaaaaaaaactgctgcatTTGTGCGTGTATGCGGTCCTTTACTATGGAatcagattagtctcaaaagaaattcacgcaaaagacacgatgtacacatgcgtagccaaattcacgtgcataaaatcaaataTTATTGAGTCTAATCTGTCTCCATACTTTACTGACAGTGTGTGGATCTtaactaatatatgcatactccacatctcttaattccatttctgtttagttcagttatgacttagGTCAGGTtaacgtaataaaaaaaaaaaaataataaaaattctcaGTTTTAAGctcatgtaggcctacagtttaaAATTCAAGTTTAAccgaataaacagttagtaaacacaagtacatcttattgaacaacatttaatttcatcaccaattatcatagtagaacagtttctgatgcattttggaaacaggagataagcccctggtctaatgcgccacctggcttcagaaacccgttctcaaatacttacttttagtcattatttgggtaagACAAACATTCTaaatgcctttggcagaattcaaatgagccattttaatctagattaattccaagattacagtgagattaatctagattaaaaaataatctatgcccaccaataatttttaataaattaaatctcGCCTTGGTGAGAGATTTCTTTTAAGGACCCTTGCAAACTAtccaaaatatgtaaataattttaCCTTTTGCTTTGGCCTTCTGTACTCAAGTACTTATGTTCCTTCAGAAAACAAAAGACAATAAGAACAAAATGTGAACCAGCTTTCTTTATGAAACCATCAGCTGTACAGaatcaaaaaagaaataaatgatgAATCATGTTGGATTTACCTGGGGGAAAAGGGATGAGCTTGTGGCGTGCAGGAGCTCTGTGAATGCCCTGTTATGCTGTAATCGGACCGTGCTGAACTCATCACTGATCGCCAGTGGGGACAGGAGGTTCATAGCCGCTAACCGCTGGCCTATCACTGAAAGAAGCAGAGgcattttaaaaaacactatttaGTACCAATAATAAGTAAACACCAGCTGACTTACCTTTAAACAGCATGCGTGACCGTGTGGGATCACTCTCATAAACAAAGCACAAGTGTTCAAGTAGAGATCCAAGCAGAAGTTGGTTGGGAATGGCAGATGCAAATTCCTGAATCGATGGATACTGTTTTCCGGCCAGCAACACCTCACAGTTAGTGTCTGAATCCGAGGCtacatttatattacaaaaaaagggaaaatagttcattgtttgtctgtttaaagggataattcatcccaaaatttaaattctgtcatcatttactcacctattACTTGTTTCgaacttctgttaaacacaaaagaagatatttttaagaatgttgacAACCTaaaaccattgacctccatagtatctGATATTTCTACTAcagaagtcaacggttacaggtttgcagtttttttctttaagatatcttctttagtgttaaacagaagaatTAAACTCATAAAGCCTTGTCTACCGCTTGAATTGAAAATGTCTTACCTTCAGCAATAGCTTTGGCAATTAAAGCCATAATATCATTTTCTTTTGAATCCATTTAAACACCAAACATATACTGTACTAATTCAACAGCTGAGTAAACAAAAAAACACCAGTACTATTGGGGCATCTTGTGTGTCCAGCAGGGGTGGGTAAGGGGTAAGTAACTTATCAGCTTGAAACATTTTCAAGTTGGCCCCCACACCCCTAAGAAGTCCCACAAATGCTATATAAAGTAGGAGGGACGTCTTAAAACTACATTATTGCAGTTTAGTCATTTGGAAATATTACTTTGACAGCTTTTGCACCAGATAAATACGGACTCAAACTACTCTCACACAATTAACACCGACAGACGCATTTGTTTTAGTGTTTAGCTACAATTTCAACAGTGCAATGTCAAATAAAAGGGGGCTGTGCTAAACATTATCAGTTGCAGTAGACTCACTGTCAAATTGGACGTCGTCCTCCGTATCTGTCAGGCTGAACATTTTCCCTCTAATGTTAGATTCTCTCTCTTGGGTGGAAAGGCCCCGTTGTAAATGAAGGCTACGGCTGTTAACATTGGAAACTACACTGCTAACGTTACTCGAACTTTCGACTACCATGAGGGTCTCTTTTCTGTGAAACATGGCGTTCTGCTACAAGACACTTAGGTGCAGCCCATCTGTTAATTCCATTCAATAAAACCGACAATCAAACCCTCAGTTCTGTTAAGTTGACCACACTGAGCTAGTTCTAAAAGTAGCCGAATATAATATTCACTGTAAACCGACAGTGACCTGCCATGTTTTGTATGGTTTCGGAGCACAGAAGTAAGGGATTGTCTCAAAATTTCTCTTTTGTTTATGGTGCGAAAAAAGACGTAAAACACGAAAAACGTTTATCCAATAACATATGTTTATACACTTTTTTGTTTCTTAACCGTTGTCTCTATGCACATTAAAATCTGGAAGAAAATATAATTCATAGTGTTTTAGGACATTGTCAATTTCGGCTTGCAtcagttttaaactttttatacAGTCCCCTACTCAGACAAGCACGCGCAGGATGATGAAActcttaaaaattaaatgttatcttattttaattattttttatttttaacaaagtaAAGTAAGCTATAAAGTAAAATAAGCTAGTTAATACATTATGAGAATATGTGTAATAATTGGAAAATGTTTTTCCAAatcttaaacataaaaaataaactgaagaaATAAAGCGCATGACTTTAATATTAACTaggcatatgagataaatgaaataataaaagcaaGACAGCCAAATGTCACAATTTGTACAACAGACTGAAGTTGATCACATGCTACGCAAAACATGTGGTGACCTGACGTTTTACGTCACTTCGCAAGCGGGAAAAGtacacagaacaacacagactaGAGAGGTGCAGTTATCTTTCTGCGTGTACCAATAACAAAAAGCAAAACGTGTTTCATCGTAGTTTTTCCGGGATATTGTACTTGTTGAACCAATGAAAACGCATACCGGAGTTACTTCTTGAATGCAACATGGAGCAACAGCTATCAAAGTAACGTTAGCCACAACAAAATAAGCCGCAATGCAGCGTTTGCAAGTTAGACGTCTGATCTAGTGATCTAACGTTATATCATATCTTTAGCTATTTTAAAGATGTCAGAATTGTGGTAAGTTAATGTAGGTTCGCATGCTTTTCCCAGTTTACactgtgtgtaaatataaaatgtatttaataaatatgtaaatgagaTCAAAATAATAGACTAAGGAGGAGGTTAACTGCTTACATTAACATGTTTACTATTGTAgccttttcttttgtttgtctgcTTGCCTTTCATTGTCTGCGTTTTAAATTCCTAGCATAGAATCTGCTGGAGCCATAAAGGCAATAGACAAACAGTCCGTCCATCAGATCTGCTCAGGACAGGTGGTGCTGAGTCTGGCCACAGCTGTGAAAGAGCTGGTGGAAAACAGCATTGATGCTGGAGCTACTAATGTTGGTGAGTTTCAAGAATTACAGTTTGAGGAAACATTGTGATTTGAGATTATGCAGCATTGTTGTACATAAACGTGCAACATATTACATGATTTTTTTCACAGATGTGAAGCTAAAAGACAATGGCATTGAGCTGGTGGAAGTGTCTGACAATGGAAAAGGTGTTGAGGAGCAAAACTACGAGGGACTAAGTAAGTTGCATTTTTAGAGTTAAGTTTGCACGTTTGGTCaaacatttataatcatttaaacacacacacacacacacacatatatatatatatatatatatatatatatatatatatatatatatatatatatatatatatttatatatttataaccctTCACTGTCAGCCCACTTTTTGTGTTCACTCTTGAAAATGATGTGTTACATGAAAGTCCAGGTTTagacaaaaaagaaagaatacaTATAGATATGTATATCATATTCTTGAATTCATTTTATGCAGTAAAACTGCAATATTGCAATTTAAAGTGACGTAACATTctctatatataaataatatttttttatttagaaatcatGCTTTATTTCATTCACACatatctatttaattttttatattagtttccgttttatttttagtaattctAGTTTAGAGTTAACAAAACACATCCTGTGTTGACCAGAAAAAAGTGTAATGTTACTTTGTACTGCTTATAATAACTCTTTTGTAAACTTTtagtaatgaaaataaaacatttcactgaacctaaaatatctatttttattgtaataatattttaaagtatgcatttttaatctattttttttaggCATTAGAGACTCAAAATCATGATCTGATTTATTAGAATATGTTCACCACTAGGGTATGTAATTTGTGTCTTCTCTACATTTGCAGCTTTAAAACATCACACCTCAAAACTGAAAGAATTTTCTGACCTGATACACGTGGAGACGTTCGGGTTTCGTGGTGAAGCTCTCAGTTCACTTTGTGCTCTCAGGTAACACTTAATTTATATCTTCTTGgagggataattcaccccaaaactattttttttctcattatttactccccctcacatggtttcaaacctttgagttgaATTCGtttgctaaacacaaaagaaaatattttgaagacagctgaaaacctgtaaccactgacctctatagtaggaaaaacaaatactatgaaagtctgTAGTTACAGGTTTCAAGATTTCTTCCAAATATTCttttgttcatcagaagaaagagaGCCGAAcagttttggaacaagtaaaaagagagtaaatgatggcagaataaaATTTGTGGCTGAATTATTGCTTTAATGTTTATAGTATgagcttaaaggaatagttcacgaaaaaaaggaaaattctgtcatcattaaagGCATCATAAATACCTCTAattaaatcaaaaagcaaactgaaatgatgtaattttgaacaaatccagctaaaattaaatttttaaatgtactttttttaaatgttagcagTTCGAATCCCCTCACCAAACCAATCTTTTGGGGGAGTTCATTTAACTCCTAAACTCCTTTGAGCTACTATTGGTCAATGACGATTCTGCAATCAGTTGGTGTGTTCTGGAACTCCTTGATTTACCAATTCGTTTCTCATTCAGTGGAGGTCAGACAGGAGAAAAACATCCAAAACATTAAAACTAGTCACATGAACACACTGGAGACTTGGAGGGGTTCACACTGGACGAGAAGCCCACCTCGTCATCCTATTAATATTCTACGAGTTTGCACACACCAGCAGTGTCATTCAGTGTCTGTTCTTGTCAAATCAAAAACTATAAAGATGTGATGCATGAAGTACATGTGAGCAGCATGATAAGTACAACCTCACCTATTGCAGCTTGGGGATGTTGGAGTGTTCGAAAACAGTAAACcttcactcagccttttcaaaacTCTTTTGGCCATAAGAGGACGTATGAAAaagaatttcatttaaaatatactgGGCCTTTAGTCACCCTTCACATGATGCAAACATATTtgcgtttctttcttctgtttaacacaaaagaatatattttggagaaagctttaaatctgtaaccattgatttagtgtagtgtagtggaatgaagaaactcataaaggattgaaaccacttgaggattagtaaacagtgagtaaatgtttgtttttgggtgaactttccctttaagttgATAACTAATGATCATGGCAGAATGATAATTTCCACTGTTTTGTCTGATTGCAGTGATCTTAGTGTTGTGACCTGTCATGAGAGTGCTCAGATTGGAGCTCGGCTGGTTTATGACCACGATGGTCGTCTCACTCAGTGTGTACCACATCCACGCCAACACGGCACTACCGTCACTCTTCAGAAGCTTTTCTCTACATTACCTGTTCGGCACAAGGAGTTCCAGCGCAACATCAAAAAGGTCGCTTGGAGATGAttgaatgcatgtttttttttatctagttatttaatatatttttaatatattaatatatatttaatacaaaacGGAAAATTCTATCATCCGTTTACTCGCACTTCTTTCCACTGCTGAACCTTAaagaagatattctaaagaaagctggaaaccattgacttctattatatttGTGTTTCCTtctctggaagtcaatggttactggtttccaacttttttcaaaacatcttttacATTCAGCAAAAAattaaacccataaaggtttgaaacaacttgAGTGTAAGTAAAAAATTGGGTAAATATATAATGTTTGATGGTGAACTGGTTCGGGCTTTTCTGTTTGGTTAAATGGAATGTCCTTTACAGGAATATTCCAAGATGATCTTCGTCTTGCAGTCCTACTGTATCATCTCCACCGGTGTGAGGATTACATGCAGCAATCAGATGGGACAAGGAAAGCGCAGCACAGTACTGTGCACCAGTGGCAGTAATAGCATGAGAGACAATATTGGAGCTGTGTTTGGACCTAAACAGGTAAAACCTACTAGTTTATTTAGTGGATCATTTAAGAGCTTTCATTCATCAAGCAAAACTGACAAATATAGAACAGTTACATTCTAGTATTATAGTATTATAGTTACATTATTATGACATATTATCATATTTTCCAGAAAATA contains:
- the eif2ak1 gene encoding eukaryotic translation initiation factor 2-alpha kinase 1 isoform X2 encodes the protein MDSKENDIMALIAKAIAEASDSDTNCEVLLAGKQYPSIQEFASAIPNQLLLGSLLEHLCFVYESDPTRSRMLFKVIGQRLAAMNLLSPLAISDEFSTVRLQHNRAFTELLHATSSSLFPQEHKYLSTEGQSKRTKDGLFQAQTSRYLSEFEEIATLGKGSYGKVFRVTNKLDGQEYAVKKILIKKVTRDDCMKVLREVKVLSSLQHPNIVGYHTAWMEHVQPAVTDSNSLVSQTFPALDRPSEPDGCTPEHTNSSNGSFIVFEHSEQAEVKENRVALESISVKPSTSKVDMAQSVCTKNVRKPQNFVPCVFLGKPRSTLNKCPAANWDSSTLSEDDLSQNRLELNKHSYIDMDTPEWSEKQENKVQFHLMLYIQMQLCERSLKDWIQERNSRTTEGLLISGDPCDSVDCEQALKILKKILEGVEYIHSCGIMHRDLKPRNIFLLGNECHVKIGDFGLACQNIIMDEHEKLPSSSQAGVNPDATHTSGVGTFVYAAPEQLEGSRYDSKSDMYSIGVIAFELFQPFGTEMERVHTLGELRQGKIPNTLSTNWPILAKYIKLLTSSDPSMRPSAPQLLQSDLFSTNDMVIHSLKRKIDEQEEEIVQLRRRISELQISQNSIHSPEKT